In Glycine max cultivar Williams 82 chromosome 7, Glycine_max_v4.0, whole genome shotgun sequence, a single window of DNA contains:
- the LOC100815792 gene encoding pentatricopeptide repeat-containing protein At2g36980, mitochondrial, translated as MNGMRSYLFRTTPKIVALARSGQISDARKLFDEIPHKDSVAWNAMLTAYSHVGLYQQSLSLFGCMRISHSKPDNFSFSAVLNACACAGASYVRFGATLHALVVVSGYLSSLPVANSLIDMYGKCLLPDDARKVFDETSDSNEVTWCSLMFAYANSCRLGVALELFRSMPERVVIAWNIMIVGHARRGEVEACLHLFKEMCGSLCQPDQWTFSALINACAVSMEMLYGCMVHGFVIKSGWSSAMEVKNSMLSFYAKLECQDDAMKVFNSFGCFNQVSWNAIIDAHMKLGDTQKAFLAFQKAPERNIVSWTSMIAGYTRNGNGELALSMFLDLTRNSVQLDDLVAGAVLHACASLAILVHGRMVHGCIIRHGLDKYLYVGNSLVNMYAKCGDIKGSRLAFHDILDKDLISWNSMLFAFGLHGRANEAICLYREMVASGVKPDEVTFTGLLMTCSHLGLISEGFAFFQSMCLEFGLSHGMDHVACMVDMLGRGGYVAEARSLAEKYSKTSITRTNSCEVLLGACYAHGDLGTGSSVGEYLKNLEPEKEVGYVLLSNLYCASGKWREAEMVRKAMLDQGVKKVPGSSWIEIRNEVTSFVSGNNAYPYMADISKILYFLELEMRHTSPINFDIEGPL; from the coding sequence ATGAATGGCATGCGCTCTTATTTGTTCCGTACTACGCCTAAGATTGTAGCGCTAGCACGTTCAGGTCAAATCTCCGATGCTCGCAAACTGTTCGATGAAATACCCCACAAAGACTCTGTTGCTTGGAACGCCATGCTAACCGCCTATTCCCACGTGGGACTTTACCAACAGAGTCTTAGTCTCTTTGGTTGCATGAGAATCTCCCATTCCAAACCCGACAACTTCTCATTCTCTGCAGTCTTAAATGCATGCGCTTGCGCTGGTGCATCCTATGTTCGTTTTGGAGCAACCCTACACGCTTTGGTTGTTGTTTCAGGCTACCTGTCTTCTCTTCCTGTGGCTAACTCGCTCATTGATATGTATGGCAAGTGTTTGCTTCCTGATGATGCAAGAAAAGTGTTTGATGAGACGAGTGATAGCAATGAAGTGACATGGTGTTCACTTATGTTTGCTTATGCAAACTCTTGCCGGTTAGGCGTGGCCCTTGAACTGTTTCGTAGCATGCCCGAAAGGGTTGTGATTGCTTGGAATATAATGATTGTGGGCCATGCTCGTCGCGGCGAAGTTGAAGCGTGCTTGCATTTATTTAAAGAGATGTGTGGGAGTTTGTGTCAGCCAGACCAGTGGACTTTCAGTGCTCTCATTAACGCTTGTGCTGTGTCAATGGAGATGTTATACGGATGCATGGTGCATGGTTTTGTGATAAAATCTGGTTGGAGCTCTGCTATGGAAGTAAAGAACTCGATGTTAAGCTTTTATGCTAAATTAGAATGTCAAGATGATGCCATGAAGGTGTTTAACTCCTTTGGATGTTTTAATCAAGTGTCTTGGAATGCCATCATTGATGCTCATATGAAATTGGGGGATACCCAGAAAGCTTTTCTTGCTTTCCAGAAAGCTCCTGAGAGAAATATTGTTTCTTGGACTTCTATGATTGCAGGGTATACGAGAAATGGAAATGGAGAGCTAGCTCTGAGTATGTTCTTAGACTTGACAAGAAACTCTGTCCAGCTTGATGATTTAGTAGCCGGAGCAGTCCTTCATGCTTGTGCTAGCTTAGCGATACTGGTTCATGGAAGAATGGTCCATGGTTGCATTATTCGTCATGGTTTAGACAAATATTTGTATGTTGGCAATAGTTTGGTTAATATGTATGCAAAATGTGGGGATATAAAAGGTTCACGGCTTGCATTTCATGACATTCTTGATAAGGACCTGATTTCTTGGAATTCAATGTTGTTTGCATTTGGACTGCACGGGCGGGCTAATGAGGCTATATGCTTATACAGAGAAATGGTGGCATCTGGTGTGAAACCTGATGAAGTAACCTTCACAGGGCTGTTAATGACTTGCAGCCACTTGGGGCTTATAAGTGAGGGCTTTGCGTTCTTTCAATCAATGTGTTTGGAATTTGGACTATCCCATGGAATGGACCATGTGGCATGCATGGTGGATATGCTTGGTCGCGGTGGATACGTGGCAGAAGCAAGAAGTTTAGCTGAGAAGTATTCAAAGACAAGCATAACTAGGACCAATTCATGCGAGGTTCTACTAGGAGCATGTTATGCACATGGAGATTTAGGAACCGGGAGCAGTGTGGGAGAATATCTAAAGAACTTGGAGCCTGAAAAGGAGGTTGGTTATGTATTGTTGTCAAATTTGTATTGTGCAAGTGGGAAGTGGAGGGAAGCAGAGATGGTCCGGAAGGCAATGCTGGATCAAGGGGTGAAAAAAGTACCTGGTAGTAGTTGGATTGAGATAAGAAACGAGGTTACCTCTTTTGTATCAGGAAACAATGCATATCCCTACATGGCTGACATATCCAAGATACTATACTTTCTTGAATTGGAAATGAGACATACATCGcctattaattttgatattgaaGGACCTTTATAG